In the Gossypium raimondii isolate GPD5lz chromosome 9, ASM2569854v1, whole genome shotgun sequence genome, one interval contains:
- the LOC105798612 gene encoding ALBINO3-like protein 3, mitochondrial isoform X2, which translates to MSGRSYKDHFIHFEKERKANGCPSYFWFFASFLTQVPCLFLWVTSIRRMSLDNYPGFDSGGALWFKNLTELPHDVSGFIFPFLIAGLHYLNVQISFATSSVGKVDSFLTKVFKFYLDILTLPLFGVSLLIPQGSLVYWVTNSSFSVIQQLILKHSAVRAILGLPDKDAPTARSPSVEPTSMQPTIPVQNLSPKELLALSVKHLSREEKDQAVLLLKLALERDPEYVKAMVVMGQTLMQKGLMEDAIEYLERAISKLSLAGHPTEVENVDLLILSSQWAGVVYMKQGKKAEGLAHLETIASLKEPEDPKSKAHYFDGLLLLASALFDFGRKAEALKFLKLVVAYNPKYNYLLEELKNEEYDFASNLASSRRRDY; encoded by the exons gtCCCATGCCTTTTCTTGTGGGTGACTAGCATTCGCCGAATGTCATTGGATAATTATCCTGGGTTTGATAGT GGTGGTGCATTATGGTTCAAGAATTTAACTGAACTTCCTCACGATGTTTCGGGCTTTATCTTTCCATTCTTGATTGCTGGTTTGCACTATCTCAATGTTCAG atTTCTTTTGCTACATCTTCAGTTGGGAAAGTTGATTCATTCTTGACAAAA GTTTTCAAGTTTTATTTGGATATTCTAACATTACCTCTTTTTGGTGTCAGTTTGTTGATTCCTCAG GGAAGTCTAGTCTACTGGGTTACCAATAGTTCATTTAGTGTTATTCAG CAATTAATCCTCAAACACTCTGCTGTTCGTGCAATTCTTGGCTTACCTGATAAGGATGCTCCCACAGCACGATCACCATCTGTGGAGCCGACCtctatgcaacctacaattccTGTTCAAAATTTGAGTCCTAAAGAATTGCTTGCA CTTTCAGTCAAACACTTGTCACGAGAGGAAAAGGATCAAGCAGTTTTGTTGCTAAA ATTAGCACTTGAAAGAGATCCTGAATATGTAAAGGCTATGGTTGTGATGGGGCAGACTCTAATGCAGAAAGGGCTGATGGAGGACGCAATTGAATATTTAGAGCGTGCCATTTCAAAG CTGTCTCTTGCTGGCCATCCAACAGAGGTTGAAAATGTTGATCTTTTAATTCTATCGTCTCAATGGGCCGGTGTTGTCTATATGAAACAG GGGAAGAAGGCAGAAGGGCTTGCACACCTGGAAACAATTGCAAGTTTGAAAGAGCCAGAAGATCCAAAGAGCAAAGCTCATTACTTCGATGGATTGTTGTTGCTTGCCAG TGCATTATTTGACTTTGGGCGCAAGGCTGAAGCTTTAAAGTTTTTGAAGTTGGTTGTTGCTTATAATCCTAAGTATAACTATCTACTCGAAGAATTAAAGAACGAAGAATATGATTTTGCGAGTAATCTTGCAAGCAGTAGGAGACGAGATTACTAA